tgcgggcggggggggggggacggctGGGCTCCGGCGCCGCCGCATCGGCCGCCTgggcggcgaggcggggggtgggggggtgggagCGGGGATCCGGCctgggggcgggcggggggctgccgggccggggcgccggggggagGCCGCGGCCGTTGGGCCACACGACAACAACATGGAGGCAGCCGGTGGagccggggggagccggggctcGGCGAGGGGGGCGGCGAtgccggggggggggatggggacggggacgggggcTCGGTGGGgtccccccccggccccggccgcggggggcggcggggggctgtgccgggggagccgggcgcCCGGCGTGGGGCCGAGGAAGTGACGTCAGGGCGGCCCCGGGATGGGGGATGAAGGCGAGCGGGGATGCGGGGATGATGGCGAGGCGGGATGCAGGGATGCGCGTTGGCATGGCAACGCCGGGCTGGACCGGGCCGACGGAGggagacgggggggggggggggctgctcCTGCCCGGCGCATCCTCAGCAGCGCCTCGTCCCGGGCTGGCTCCGAGCCCCGGGGGCTCctggccgcgccgccgcggcccccgaCATGAGCCCCCGTCCCGCCGGCCCAGCAGCTCCCACGCGCTCGGCTTGACCGAGGGGAAACCGAGGCAGAGGCGACGGCCCCGCCTGGCCTGCGGCCGTCCCGCGGGAGGAAGGGGAAGCGCCGGCGGCCCGCGCGGGAGCCGGGAGGAAGCCGGGAGCTTTGTTCGCTCTTCCTGGCTGGGCGCGAAGCGGCGGAGcggccggccgcccgcccgcccgcccgcgctcCCGGGGGGCTtgcgccggccgccccggggccgggggagccgcggcgAAGCGTCGCGGacggcgcccgccggccgccccggcggctccggctccagctccgcggcggcggcgccgccgaaACGCGCCCGGCGCCGATGGGTCCCCGGGCGGCGCCGGGTCCGGCCGCCGGACGAGGCGCTTCCttccccgcgccgggcgggagcggggTGTTGCCGCCGGCCGGCGCGTCCCCAGGGCGCGCGGGCCACGCGCCCCGTGAATCGGTCCCGCCGGCAGGTTCTCGGTGAAGACCCTGCTGGAGAAGTACACGGCGGAGCCCATCGACGACTCCTCCGAGGAGTTCGTCAACTTTGCCGCCATCCTCGAGCAGATCCTCAGCCACCGCTTTAAAGgtagcggcggcggcggtgcgcgggggccggcggcgtgCTGCCCGtggggcggccgcccggcccggcccggcccggcccggcgtgGCCCGGCGGCTCCCCGTGACCGCGGCCCTCGGCGCCCCCCAGGCCCCGTCAGCTGGTTCAGCTCGGATGGGCAGCGCGGCTTTTGGGACTACATCCGCCTGGCCTGCAGCAAGGTGCCCAACAACTGCGTCAGCAGCATCGAGAACATGGAGAACATCAGCACCTCCAGGGCCAAGGTCAGggtggccccggccccggccctctCCCACCCACTTCAGCCCCATCTGCAGCCCTGGCCTCAGCCCCAGCACCTTCCTCACCCTCATCTTCATTCCTATCGTTGTGCTCATTCCTACCATGGCTCCATCACCTtcctcatctccatccctgtcctcctccccatctccatccccatccccatgccCACCATGTCCCCACGCCCACCATGTCCCCGACCCTATGCCCACCatgtccccgtccccatccccactGCCATCCCCACTCTGGTCTCGCTCCTGTCCCCATCTTcatcctcctccctcttcccaccACGTCGCTGTCCCCACGCCCATCCCTGACCCCGGCCCCGTCCCCACGCTGTCCCATCCCTGTCCCCTCCTggagccccagggctccccgTCTCACCCCGCGCGGCCCCGTGAGCATGGTCAGACGTGGTGATTTCACCTGGTCGAAGGGGACGAGGGGGGACGAAagcccccgggccggggggccgcgcgcccgccggcgcccagAGCCTCCGGGGTCCGgccgacggcggcggcggcggcggcggcgccgtcTCCAGGGCTCCCCGCCCGGCGCGTCTCTTGCAGGGCCGAGCCTGGATCCGCGTGGCCCTGATGGAGAAGCGCATGTCCGAGTACATCTCCACCGCCCTGCGGGACACGCGGACCACCAGGTgggcggccggccgggggccgcgggcgcgctcgccggggcgcccgccccgcggcctgACGGGCGCCCGCCTCTCCCCGCAGAAGGTTTTACGACGACGGGGCCATCATGCTGCGGGAGGAGTCCACGGTGCTCACCGGCATGCTCATCGGGCTCAGCGCCATCGACTTCAGGTacgcgggcggcgggggcaccccggggcgcccggccgccccgcggcctccCCTCACCCCTCGCTCCTCGCTCAGCTTCTGCCTGAAGGGCGAAGTGATGGACGGCAAAACGCCCGTGGTCATCGACTACACGCCCTACCTGAAGTTCACGCAGAGGTAAGGGCGTCctcggcggcgggcgggcgcgcggcgggctGCGTGCGCACGCTGAGCCCCGTCCCCCAGCTACGACTACCTgagcgaggaggaggagcggggcAGCGCGGAGAGCAGCACGAGCGAGGACAGCTCGCCCGAGCGCCCCTACCTGCCGCTGGTCACCGACGAGGACAGCTGGTACAACAAGTGGCGCAAGATGGAGCAGAAGTTTCGCATCGTCTACGCCCAGAAGGTACCGGGGTGGGACGGGGCCGATGGGCGCCAACGTCCCGCGggtgctgcccagctccagcGCGGAGcatcccctccctccctgcagctcGCTCCTTGCCCCGCTCCTTCATCCCGGTTCCAGGCCGACCGTGGGCTGTTGCTCCTTGGCACCCTGCAGTGGGTGGCCCCGGGGGTGGGAGGGTGGCCAGGGCGCTGCTCACGGCTGCCACGCGCAGGGGTACCTGGAGGAGCTGGTGCGGCTGCGGGAGTCGCAGCTGAAGGACCTGGAGGCGGAGAACAAGCGGCTGAAGATGCGCCTGGAGGAGGTGATGGTGCAGAACcagctggagaagagggagctggagggcgtcatcctggagctgcaggagcagctgtgAGTCACCCCCAGCGCGTGCTCCGAACCGTGCCACCTCGGGGGACTGGCCCCAGGCCTGGACCCCTGCCCTCCGCAGGGgccccactgctgctgctcagccctaTGGTTGTGCCAGTGGCAGGTCCCCAGTGTCCAGGTGCCCTATGTGCCCCATATGCTCTGCAGGATGTGGTGGGCAGCAGGTCTCCAGGAACCCGATGCCCCAGGGCCTGTGGGACGTGGTGTGTCCATAGTGCCTCAGTGCCCTATGTGCCCTGTGGGACACAGCGGGGGCAGCAGGTCCATATGACCTGCAAGATGCAGTGGGCAGCAGGTCCCCAGAGTCCCCATATGACCTGTGGGACATGGTGGCAGCAGGTCTCTGAGTGCAGCTTTTGTCCTGCAGAGTGCTGTGGGTGGATGATCCCTGGATAGCCAATGGGTCTGTGGGATGCAGTGGCAGCAGGTCCCTGGTGTCCAGGTGCCCCATATGACATGCAGGACCCAGTGGTCATGGGTTATGGGTCCCTGGTGTCCAGATGCCCCATATGCCCTTTGGGATGCAGTGGGTGGTGGGTCTCTGGCAATCCCATAGGTCTGTGGGATGCAAAGGCAGCAGATCCCTGGTGTCCAGGTGCCCCATATGACCTGCAGGACACAGTGGCGGCATGTCCCCTGTGTCCAGGTGCCCCTTATGAGCTTCAGGACACAGTGGTGGCAGGTCCATGGTGTCCAGGTGCCCCATATGACCTGCAGAACATGGTGTCAACAGGTCATTGGGTGCTCCAGAGCCTGTGGGACACAGTGGGTGGCAGGTCCATGGTGCCTGGGCGCTCCAAGAGCCCGCGGGACATGGTGGGCAGCAGGTCCCCAGCACCCGCGGCTGCACCAGGTGCTGAGCACCCGCGTTCCCTGCAGGACGGGGCTGATCCCCTGCGAGAACACGCAGCTGGCCCAGCTCTCCAAGGAGATGGTGACGCCCCTGGTGAACCAGTGGCCCTCGCTGGGGACGCTCAACGGCAACGAGAGCGGCTCGGACAGCAAGCTATACCGCAGGTGAGGGTCCCGGGGAGGGCAGAAGCGCCCTGGCCTGCCCCCAGCGCCCCGccgtcccccccccctccccggccccggccccagcggGTCTGCCCCGGGCAGGGCGCGGGGCTCAGCGCCATCCCTCCGCAGGCACAGCTTCATGAGCACCGACCAGCTCTCGGCCGAGAACAGCCTCAGCTCCGACTCCCAGCGCCTGGGCGAGGGCAAGCGCGAAGGCGAGCCCTGGGGGCCCTTGGGTAagacccccccctccccggccgcgGGAGGGAAGGGGCTTGGGGAAAACAGCTTCACCCGGGAGCAGGACCCGGGCGTCACCCAGGGACGCCGTCCCCACGGTGCAAGGACATCCCTCCCCACCgccaccaccgccaccaccaccgccgcccctccccggggcgccggggctcctcttctcccccccaACACCGCGCCAGGGCCGGGGCGCGAGGGCGGCAGCCCCCGGGGGGCCCGCAGCCGCGCCCCCCCCCGACGCCGGCGCCCGCTCCGTGTCCGCAGGGAAGGACCCGACGCCGTCCATGCTGGGGCTCTGCGGCT
This genomic interval from Rhea pennata isolate bPtePen1 chromosome 26, bPtePen1.pri, whole genome shotgun sequence contains the following:
- the RUNDC3A gene encoding RUN domain-containing protein 3A isoform X1, giving the protein MENISTSRAKGRAWIRVALMEKRMSEYISTALRDTRTTRRFYDDGAIMLREESTVLTGMLIGLSAIDFSFCLKGEVMDGKTPVVIDYTPYLKFTQSYDYLSEEEERGSAESSTSEDSSPERPYLPLVTDEDSWYNKWRKMEQKFRIVYAQKGYLEELVRLRESQLKDLEAENKRLKMRLEEVMVQNQLEKRELEGVILELQEQLTGLIPCENTQLAQLSKEMVTPLVNQWPSLGTLNGNESGSDSKLYRREGPDAVHAGALRLPGLPAQLQVPGQPQVQRVPGERQQRRQPDPQPQLRPPAPAED
- the RUNDC3A gene encoding RUN domain-containing protein 3A isoform X2, producing the protein MENISTSRAKGRAWIRVALMEKRMSEYISTALRDTRTTRRFYDDGAIMLREESTVLTGMLIGLSAIDFSFCLKGEVMDGKTPVVIDYTPYLKFTQSYDYLSEEEERGSAESSTSEDSSPERPYLPLVTDEDSWYNKWRKMEQKFRIVYAQKGYLEELVRLRESQLKDLEAENKRLKMRLEEVMVQNQLEKRELEGVILELQEQLTGLIPCENTQLAQLSKEMVTPLVNQWPSLGTLNGNESGSDSKLYRRHSFMSTDQLSAENSLSSDSQRLGEGKREGEPWGPLGKDPTPSMLGLCGSLASLPSCKSLASLKSNECLVSDSNEGSPTRSPS